From Deltaproteobacteria bacterium, one genomic window encodes:
- a CDS encoding P-II family nitrogen regulator: MKEIKAYIRTSRAEEVIHALEDAGAAGFTVIEAKAVGASAVPERERFSVEYAETCSPITKIEVVCSDEETARLVEVIVKSASTGRRGDGMVFVSPVDEAVRIRTGERGEDALFTGRKEGA, from the coding sequence ATGAAGGAGATCAAGGCGTACATCAGGACGAGCAGGGCCGAGGAAGTGATCCACGCCCTCGAAGACGCCGGGGCCGCGGGGTTCACCGTCATCGAGGCAAAGGCCGTGGGCGCATCGGCCGTCCCGGAAAGAGAGCGTTTCTCCGTCGAGTACGCGGAGACCTGCAGCCCCATAACCAAGATCGAGGTCGTCTGCAGCGACGAAGAGACGGCAAGGCTCGTCGAGGTTATTGTAAAGAGCGCGTCCACGGGCCGCAGGGGCGACGGCATGGTCTTCGTCTCGCCCGTGGACGAGGCCGTGAGGATAAGGACCGGCGAGCGCGGAGAGGACGCCCTCTTTACGGGCCGTAAAGAGGGGGCGTAA
- a CDS encoding efflux RND transporter permease subunit encodes MLKKIIELSINNRFIVILFVLFIIGWGVVAMRHTPLDAIPDLSDVQVIIYTEYPGQAPQVVEDQVTYPLTTAMLSVPFAKVVRGYSFFGYSFVYIIFEDGTDMYWARSRVLEYLNFVSGRLPSGVNPTLGPDATGVGWVYEYALVDRTGRHDLSELRSIQDWYLRYELQTVPGVAEVASIGGYVKQYQVEVDPNKLLAYDIPLSRVKHAIMRSNNDVGGRLVEMAETEYMVRGLGYIKSIDDINNIAVGVDARGTPVTVKDIAHVHLGPELRRGLVELNGEGEVAGGIVIMRYGGNALEVIEKVKEKIESLKAGLPEGVEIVPVYDRSGLIERAIDTLKEKLIEESIVVAVICLVFLLHLRSALVAIFTLPVGILMAFIVMSYQGINANIMSLGGIAIAIGAMIDGAIVMIENAHKHIEHSDGKKDHWRLVADAAKEVGPGLFFSLLIITFSFMPVFTLEAQEGRLFSPLAFTKTYAMAASAILAVTIVPVLMGYFIRGKILPEERNPVNRALLFVYRPVVRFVLRFKKTFIAASIVVLAVTVVPYEKLGSEFMPPLNEGDLLYMPTTLPGLSITKAREILQQTDRILKTFPEVHHVFGKIGRAETATDPAPLSMIETTITLRPQDQWREGMTINRLIEEMDRAIKFPGVTNAWTMPIKTRVDMLSTGIKTPVGIKVAGDDLATLERLGKEIEAVIRDVPGTLSVYSERVVGGNYLDYDIDRLKAARYGLTVGDVQDVIQSAIGGMNITTTVEGLERYPVNLRYGRELRDDISKLRRILIPTPRGEQIPIGLVADINIRKGPPAIKSENARLNAWIYVDLRGIDVGTYVQKARKVLAEKIDIPAGYTIVWSGQFEYMERAKAKLKLVVPLTLAIIFLLLYFNFGSIVESLIVMLSLPFALVGGVWLMYLLDYNMSVAVGVGFIALAGVAAEIGVIMLIYLDMAYEKRRSSGALRTVGDLYEAVLEGASLRIRPIMMTVSAVIGGLLPIMWGSGTGSEVMKRIAAPMVGGMVSATVLTLIVIPAIYALWKGIGLGSENPPAGAGARREGS; translated from the coding sequence ATGCTTAAGAAGATAATCGAGCTCTCCATAAACAACCGTTTCATCGTCATCCTCTTCGTCCTCTTCATAATCGGCTGGGGCGTGGTGGCCATGCGCCACACCCCGCTCGACGCCATCCCCGACCTCTCGGACGTGCAGGTCATAATCTACACCGAGTACCCCGGGCAGGCCCCGCAGGTCGTTGAGGACCAGGTGACCTATCCGCTCACCACGGCCATGCTGTCGGTGCCCTTCGCCAAGGTCGTAAGGGGCTACTCCTTTTTCGGCTACTCCTTCGTATACATCATCTTCGAGGACGGCACCGACATGTACTGGGCGCGGAGCCGGGTGCTCGAGTACCTCAACTTCGTCTCCGGGCGGCTGCCCTCGGGCGTGAACCCCACCCTCGGTCCGGACGCAACGGGCGTGGGCTGGGTCTACGAGTACGCGCTGGTGGACCGCACGGGCCGCCACGACCTCTCGGAGCTCCGCTCCATACAGGACTGGTACCTGCGCTACGAGCTCCAGACCGTGCCGGGTGTAGCCGAGGTGGCCAGCATCGGCGGCTACGTCAAGCAGTACCAGGTGGAGGTGGACCCCAACAAGCTGCTGGCCTACGACATCCCCTTGAGCCGCGTAAAGCACGCCATCATGCGCTCCAACAACGACGTGGGCGGCCGGCTCGTCGAGATGGCCGAGACCGAGTACATGGTCAGGGGCCTGGGCTACATAAAGAGCATCGACGACATAAACAACATCGCCGTCGGCGTTGACGCCAGGGGCACGCCCGTGACGGTGAAGGACATCGCCCACGTCCACCTCGGCCCCGAGCTCCGGCGCGGGCTCGTGGAGCTCAACGGCGAGGGCGAGGTGGCCGGCGGCATCGTAATCATGCGCTACGGCGGCAACGCCCTCGAGGTCATCGAAAAGGTCAAGGAGAAGATCGAGAGCCTGAAGGCCGGACTGCCCGAAGGCGTCGAGATAGTGCCAGTCTACGACCGCTCGGGACTCATAGAGAGGGCCATCGACACCCTCAAGGAGAAGCTCATCGAGGAGAGCATCGTCGTCGCCGTCATATGCCTGGTCTTCCTGCTCCACCTGCGCAGCGCGCTGGTGGCCATCTTCACCCTGCCCGTGGGCATACTCATGGCCTTCATCGTCATGAGCTACCAGGGCATAAACGCGAACATCATGAGCCTGGGCGGCATAGCCATAGCCATAGGGGCCATGATAGACGGCGCCATCGTGATGATCGAGAACGCCCACAAGCACATAGAGCACTCGGACGGCAAGAAGGACCACTGGCGGCTCGTGGCCGACGCGGCAAAGGAGGTGGGGCCGGGGCTCTTTTTCTCGCTGCTCATAATAACCTTCTCGTTCATGCCCGTCTTCACCCTCGAGGCCCAGGAAGGACGCCTCTTCTCGCCGCTCGCCTTCACCAAGACCTACGCCATGGCCGCCTCGGCCATACTGGCCGTGACCATAGTGCCCGTTCTCATGGGTTACTTCATAAGGGGGAAGATACTGCCCGAGGAGCGAAACCCCGTGAACCGGGCGCTTCTCTTCGTCTACCGGCCGGTGGTCAGGTTCGTGCTGCGCTTCAAGAAGACCTTCATCGCCGCTTCGATAGTCGTCCTGGCCGTGACGGTCGTGCCCTACGAGAAGCTGGGTTCTGAGTTCATGCCCCCTCTCAACGAGGGGGACCTGCTCTACATGCCCACCACCCTGCCGGGCCTCTCCATAACCAAGGCCAGGGAGATACTCCAGCAGACCGACCGCATACTCAAGACCTTCCCTGAGGTCCACCACGTCTTCGGCAAGATAGGCAGGGCCGAGACGGCCACCGACCCGGCGCCGCTCTCCATGATAGAGACGACCATAACCCTGCGGCCCCAGGACCAGTGGCGCGAGGGCATGACGATCAACAGGCTCATAGAGGAGATGGACAGGGCCATAAAGTTCCCGGGGGTCACGAACGCCTGGACCATGCCCATAAAGACGAGGGTCGACATGCTCTCCACCGGCATAAAGACGCCGGTGGGCATAAAGGTGGCGGGCGACGACCTCGCAACCCTCGAGCGGCTGGGCAAGGAGATAGAGGCCGTCATCCGCGACGTGCCGGGCACGCTCTCGGTCTACTCCGAGCGCGTGGTGGGCGGCAACTACCTGGACTACGACATAGACAGGCTCAAGGCGGCGCGCTACGGCCTCACCGTGGGCGACGTGCAGGACGTCATACAGTCGGCCATCGGCGGCATGAACATAACGACCACCGTGGAGGGCCTCGAACGCTACCCCGTGAACCTGCGCTACGGCCGCGAGCTGCGCGACGACATAAGCAAGCTGCGGCGCATACTCATACCCACCCCAAGGGGCGAGCAGATACCCATCGGGCTGGTGGCCGACATAAACATACGCAAGGGTCCTCCGGCCATAAAGAGCGAGAACGCGAGGCTCAACGCCTGGATATACGTGGACCTGCGGGGCATAGACGTGGGCACCTACGTGCAGAAGGCCCGCAAGGTGCTGGCCGAGAAGATCGACATACCGGCGGGCTACACCATCGTCTGGAGCGGCCAGTTCGAGTACATGGAGCGGGCCAAGGCAAAGCTCAAGCTCGTCGTGCCGCTCACGCTGGCCATCATATTCCTGCTCCTCTACTTCAACTTCGGAAGCATCGTCGAGAGCCTCATCGTCATGCTCTCGCTGCCCTTCGCGCTCGTGGGAGGGGTGTGGCTCATGTACCTGCTGGACTACAACATGAGTGTCGCCGTCGGCGTGGGCTTCATAGCCCTTGCGGGCGTGGCCGCCGAGATAGGCGTCATAATGCTCATCTACCTCGACATGGCCTACGAGAAGCGGCGCAGCAGCGGCGCTCTCAGGACGGTGGGCGACCTCTACGAGGCCGTGCTCGAAGGCGCGAGCCTGCGCATAAGGCCCATAATGATGACCGTCTCCGCCGTCATAGGCGGACTCCTTCCCATAATGTGGGGCTCTGGCACGGGCTCGGAGGTGATGAAGCGCATAGCCGCCCCCATGGTGGGAGGGATGGTCTCGGCCACGGTGCTCACCCTCATCGTCATACCGGCCATCTACGCGCTGTGGAAGGGGATCGGTCTCGGCTCGGAGAACCCCCCGGCAGGGGCCGGCGCAAGGAGAGAGGGATCATGA
- a CDS encoding efflux RND transporter periplasmic adaptor subunit produces MMIDKRLKMIALVVAGTAVGAALTYLAGPAPQVPDGAPTASETKKGKRILYWKAPMDPNYISDKPGKSPMGMDLVPVYEGEEETAEPGTVKIDPVTIQNIGVRTAVVERRPLKRTIRTIGRVDYDEKRVYHVHTKIEGWVEKLYVDFTGQQVEEGDILLEIYSPELVSAQEEYLLAMRYADALGKEAAGGDSVLELSRRRLELWDVPAHQIEELEKTGKIMKTLHIHSPARGIVVKKNVQEGMYVKPGTNLYTIADISRVWVYADIYEYEMPWVKVGQEAEITLESYPGRVFRGRVSFIFPFMEPETRTNKVRLVFDNTDLVLKPDMYADVVLKSEVSRDAVAVPSEAVLLSGERSVVVVAKGGGKFAPREVTLGVEAGGFYEVKEGLDEGDVVVTSAHFLIDSESRLKEAISKMLEVKKGGGTEDMEGMDMEGMDMTGPGGEAMEMDHSNMDHSEMDHSGTEADMAMDHSEMDHSEMDMYGTDSHVH; encoded by the coding sequence ATGATGATCGACAAGAGACTGAAGATGATCGCCCTCGTTGTAGCGGGCACGGCCGTGGGAGCGGCGCTCACCTACCTCGCCGGACCGGCCCCGCAGGTGCCCGATGGCGCCCCCACGGCGTCGGAGACGAAGAAGGGGAAACGCATCCTCTACTGGAAGGCCCCCATGGACCCCAACTACATCTCCGACAAGCCCGGCAAGAGCCCCATGGGCATGGACCTCGTGCCCGTCTACGAGGGCGAGGAGGAGACGGCCGAGCCCGGCACCGTGAAGATCGACCCCGTGACGATCCAGAACATAGGCGTAAGGACGGCCGTCGTGGAGCGCAGGCCCCTTAAAAGGACGATAAGGACCATAGGCCGCGTGGACTACGACGAGAAGAGGGTCTACCACGTCCACACCAAGATCGAGGGATGGGTGGAGAAGCTCTACGTCGACTTCACGGGCCAGCAGGTCGAAGAGGGCGACATACTGCTCGAGATATACAGCCCCGAGCTCGTGAGCGCCCAGGAGGAGTACCTGCTGGCCATGCGCTACGCCGACGCCCTCGGAAAGGAGGCGGCCGGCGGAGACTCGGTGCTCGAGCTCAGCCGCCGAAGGCTTGAGCTCTGGGACGTGCCGGCCCACCAGATAGAGGAACTCGAAAAGACGGGCAAGATCATGAAGACGCTCCACATCCACTCTCCGGCCAGGGGGATCGTCGTCAAGAAGAACGTGCAGGAGGGGATGTACGTGAAGCCCGGCACCAACCTCTACACCATAGCCGACATCTCCAGGGTCTGGGTCTACGCCGACATCTACGAGTACGAGATGCCCTGGGTGAAGGTGGGGCAGGAGGCGGAGATTACGCTCGAGTCTTACCCGGGCAGGGTCTTCAGGGGGCGGGTCTCGTTCATCTTCCCCTTCATGGAGCCCGAGACGCGCACAAACAAGGTGCGCCTCGTCTTCGACAACACCGACCTGGTGCTCAAGCCCGACATGTACGCCGACGTGGTCTTGAAGAGCGAGGTGAGCAGGGACGCCGTCGCCGTCCCGTCGGAGGCGGTCCTCCTCTCTGGCGAGCGCAGCGTGGTCGTGGTGGCCAAGGGAGGCGGCAAGTTCGCCCCCCGCGAGGTAACGCTCGGAGTCGAGGCCGGCGGTTTCTACGAGGTCAAGGAGGGGCTTGACGAGGGAGATGTGGTCGTCACGTCGGCCCACTTCCTCATCGACTCGGAGAGCAGGCTCAAGGAGGCGATCTCGAAGATGCTGGAGGTGAAGAAGGGCGGCGGGACCGAGGACATGGAAGGCATGGACATGGAAGGCATGGACATGACCGGCCCGGGCGGCGAGGCCATGGAGATGGACCATTCGAATATGGACCATTCGGAGATGGACCATTCGGGCACGGAGGCGGATATGGCCATGGACCACTCCGAGATGGATCACTCCGAGATGGACATGTACGGCACGGACAGCCATGTCCACTGA
- a CDS encoding TolC family protein, whose protein sequence is MVQLPARLLQGHGRLPQVARRARKGDGQAASVGDRSVTMKESRRHRAYLSLPGRIRAAAVVLAVLTSVPWGSALAGGYDELRRGYERYEGSEYQRRNVSVETEEAGAGPAGGGRAAALGELDSVRKLLSSTKQSRRASVLSAVTENGLFTPEPAFWERLGRAGDREAVEALLAGDYGLDRVLAAALRRNPAVKAATESALAALEKYDQVSNLDEILGQYSLFTKELDVRVGRERGKRAVQLDFPFPGMLALKGAIVDQEALIARWELEKAVEDAITETKTAYYELVYLDHAVDITEETLGLLRRLREVINTVYTTGRASLNDVIKIQIEIDVLENDLREYEQRRSTVQVRLNKLLDLSDDFSPPAAVDPGPVMLDYTEAALYELGGGQRSEIKALEAKIARTERAIEMAEKRFYPDYTVGLSLFQNRMSARVGAAAGDFSFPTRPMVRGGAWFGSNDAYIRETRLKYKAMRRTLEELKNDTVSDISRMIFGYENAVRDRALYESKLVPKSRLTIDITETQYITGKVDYMDLISSQQMYLTFSLRLKGAERDMNIHAARLERLVGSAIERRLPEK, encoded by the coding sequence ATGGTTCAACTTCCAGCTCGCCTACTACAGGGCCATGGCCGACTACCTCAAGTCGCTCGCCGAGCTCGAAAGGGTGACGGGCAGGCCGCTTCAGTAGGGGACCGGAGTGTGACGATGAAAGAATCCCGCAGGCACAGGGCGTACCTTTCCTTACCCGGCCGGATCAGGGCGGCGGCCGTCGTGCTCGCCGTCCTGACGTCCGTCCCCTGGGGCTCCGCCCTCGCAGGCGGCTACGATGAGCTTCGCCGGGGCTACGAACGTTACGAGGGGAGCGAGTACCAGAGGAGAAACGTCTCCGTCGAGACCGAGGAGGCCGGGGCCGGCCCGGCGGGCGGCGGCCGGGCCGCCGCCCTGGGAGAGCTCGACTCGGTGCGCAAGCTCCTATCCTCCACAAAGCAGAGCCGCCGCGCTTCGGTCCTCTCGGCCGTCACCGAGAACGGTCTTTTCACTCCGGAGCCCGCGTTCTGGGAGAGGCTCGGCCGGGCGGGCGACAGGGAGGCCGTGGAGGCGCTGCTCGCCGGGGACTACGGCCTCGACAGGGTGCTCGCCGCGGCCCTGCGGCGAAACCCCGCCGTAAAGGCCGCCACGGAATCGGCCCTCGCGGCGCTTGAGAAGTACGACCAGGTCTCGAACCTCGACGAGATCCTCGGCCAGTACTCGCTCTTCACAAAGGAGCTCGACGTGAGGGTCGGCAGGGAACGCGGCAAGAGGGCCGTCCAGCTCGATTTCCCCTTCCCCGGTATGCTCGCCCTCAAGGGCGCAATCGTGGACCAGGAGGCACTCATCGCCCGCTGGGAGCTGGAGAAGGCCGTCGAAGACGCTATCACCGAGACGAAGACGGCCTACTACGAGCTCGTCTACCTCGATCACGCCGTCGATATAACGGAGGAGACGCTGGGGCTTCTGCGCCGGCTCAGAGAGGTCATCAACACCGTCTACACCACGGGCAGGGCGAGCCTCAACGACGTCATCAAGATACAGATAGAGATAGACGTGCTCGAAAACGACCTGCGCGAGTACGAACAGCGCCGCAGCACCGTGCAGGTGCGCCTCAACAAGCTCCTCGACCTCTCCGACGACTTCTCTCCGCCCGCCGCCGTCGACCCCGGCCCCGTGATGCTCGACTACACGGAGGCCGCCCTCTACGAGCTCGGCGGCGGGCAGAGGAGCGAGATCAAGGCCCTGGAAGCGAAGATCGCCAGGACCGAACGGGCCATAGAGATGGCCGAGAAGAGGTTCTATCCCGACTACACCGTGGGGCTGAGCCTCTTCCAGAACCGCATGAGCGCCCGTGTGGGCGCGGCGGCCGGGGACTTCTCCTTCCCCACAAGGCCCATGGTCCGCGGCGGCGCCTGGTTCGGCTCCAACGACGCCTACATCAGGGAGACACGCCTGAAGTACAAGGCCATGCGCCGGACCCTCGAGGAGCTCAAAAACGACACGGTGAGCGACATAAGCCGCATGATCTTCGGCTACGAGAACGCCGTGCGGGACCGCGCGCTCTACGAATCGAAGCTCGTCCCCAAGTCGAGGCTCACCATCGACATAACGGAGACCCAGTACATAACGGGCAAGGTCGATTACATGGACCTCATAAGCTCGCAGCAGATGTACCTGACCTTCAGCCTCAGACTCAAGGGGGCGGAACGGGACATGAACATCCATGCGGCGAGGCTTGAAAGGCTCGTCGGCTCCGCCATAGAGCGAAGGTTACCGGAGAAATGA
- a CDS encoding TolC family protein produces the protein MKRVATRGSLPAAAPAGTFDGRRRRGRRQSLPYGPQRGEAVDRVIRSCAAVLLAVALAAAPAAGASGQAGAAFAADGALDDGGREGEGGALPAEGAEAATAGAAGEGVTLGELVAEAVERNPRLKAARLRWAQVIERYPQVTAYDDPVLSYTYAVEPVETRLGPQEGIFSLSQKIPFPGKLGLKGEVVVKEVEIARTNYEKEIRDVIVEVKKTYYELFYLDRAIELTRQNKEVLEHLSTLAAADYGGDATALNDVLKAQSQYAQAGYDLILLREMRSTEATRLNTLLDRDAEHPVGAIAEPPVRDFDFTLDELYRWALESEENRAAALEVRKEELEERLARYRYLPDFRIGLNYADIGDPVFPVGDGGRDAVAVTLGINIPIWFSKNDAAVKEAAIRRERARQEKLAVANETKSRVKEAFFKLTNSERLMELYGDSLLPQAARSLETAEAWYKAGEGSLSGLLETQSIWFNFQLAYYRAMADYLKSLAELERVTGRPLQ, from the coding sequence TTGAAAAGGGTCGCTACCCGCGGGTCACTACCCGCGGCTGCCCCGGCGGGAACGTTTGACGGTAGACGGCGGCGCGGCCGCCGACAGAGTCTTCCATATGGACCACAGAGAGGTGAGGCAGTGGATCGAGTGATCCGGTCCTGCGCGGCGGTGCTGCTCGCCGTCGCGCTCGCGGCCGCTCCGGCCGCCGGCGCTTCCGGGCAGGCGGGGGCCGCCTTCGCCGCCGACGGCGCGTTAGACGACGGGGGGCGGGAAGGCGAGGGCGGCGCTCTCCCCGCCGAAGGGGCGGAGGCAGCTACGGCCGGGGCCGCCGGCGAAGGCGTCACCCTCGGAGAGCTCGTGGCCGAGGCCGTGGAGAGGAACCCGAGGCTCAAGGCCGCGAGGCTGCGGTGGGCTCAGGTCATCGAGAGGTACCCGCAGGTCACGGCCTACGACGACCCCGTCTTGAGCTACACCTACGCCGTCGAGCCCGTGGAGACGCGGCTCGGTCCCCAGGAAGGGATCTTCTCGCTGAGCCAGAAGATACCCTTTCCCGGCAAGCTCGGCCTCAAGGGCGAGGTGGTGGTCAAGGAAGTGGAGATCGCCAGGACCAACTATGAAAAGGAGATCCGCGACGTCATCGTCGAGGTTAAGAAGACCTATTACGAGCTATTCTACCTCGACAGGGCCATCGAGCTGACCAGGCAGAACAAGGAGGTGCTCGAACACCTCTCCACACTGGCCGCCGCCGATTACGGCGGCGACGCCACGGCCCTCAACGACGTGCTCAAGGCCCAGAGCCAGTACGCCCAGGCGGGCTACGACCTCATCCTGCTGCGCGAGATGCGCTCCACCGAGGCCACGAGGCTCAACACGCTCCTCGACCGCGACGCCGAGCACCCCGTGGGCGCGATAGCCGAACCCCCGGTGCGCGACTTCGACTTCACACTCGACGAGCTCTACAGGTGGGCGCTCGAGAGCGAGGAGAACAGGGCGGCGGCCCTCGAGGTGAGAAAAGAGGAGCTCGAGGAGAGGCTTGCAAGGTACAGGTACCTGCCCGACTTCCGGATCGGTCTCAACTACGCCGACATCGGGGACCCGGTCTTTCCCGTGGGAGATGGCGGGCGCGACGCCGTGGCCGTGACACTCGGCATAAACATACCCATCTGGTTCTCCAAGAACGACGCCGCCGTCAAGGAGGCCGCCATAAGGCGCGAGAGGGCGCGCCAGGAGAAGCTCGCCGTGGCCAACGAGACGAAGAGCCGCGTAAAGGAGGCCTTCTTCAAGCTCACAAACAGCGAGCGCCTCATGGAGCTCTACGGCGACTCGCTGCTGCCCCAGGCGGCCAGGTCCCTGGAGACGGCCGAGGCGTGGTACAAGGCCGGAGAAGGCTCGCTCTCGGGGCTTCTCGAGACCCAGTCCATATGGTTCAACTTCCAGCTCGCCTACTACAGGGCCATGGCCGACTACCTCAAGTCGCTCGCCGAGCTCGAAAGGGTGACGGGCAGGCCGCTTCAGTAG
- a CDS encoding M56 family peptidase, with product MTVVLYVLPALALFVVSVTWLAVNVPHVVEFAVMLAGWCRDLLSLCLAYGAVAAGLAVWAGAALVGGGFLYAAFRASVRLWRGRRAIGRLPLVRGRGLSVALIRDDSLVAAFTCGIFRPVIYVSTGLLKGLTREEVRAVMLHEAHHRRKRDPLRSFVIAFFSDAFFYLPITGWLAGRHHHVNENAADDAAVAGTGSPLVLAGALVKVARSSLRGAGSLAAAPASMISGAGSVEGRIRRLVEGGGQEPPAPRLRVALSSLLIICALALTMAFPLWTPAARLGGCDMSLCTAHSGELAEQCRRHCGIETGGGRAYFFDFLRLQPVESGFAPLVRRGPA from the coding sequence ATGACCGTGGTCCTCTATGTGTTGCCGGCCCTGGCGCTCTTTGTCGTCAGTGTGACGTGGCTCGCCGTCAACGTCCCTCACGTGGTGGAGTTCGCCGTCATGCTCGCCGGCTGGTGCCGCGACCTTCTCAGCCTCTGTCTCGCCTACGGCGCCGTCGCCGCGGGGCTCGCCGTCTGGGCCGGGGCCGCGCTTGTGGGAGGCGGATTCCTCTACGCCGCGTTCAGGGCGTCGGTGCGGCTGTGGCGGGGACGCAGGGCCATCGGCAGGCTGCCGCTTGTGCGCGGCCGGGGCCTCTCCGTGGCTCTCATACGCGACGACTCGCTGGTGGCGGCCTTCACCTGCGGCATATTCAGGCCGGTCATCTACGTGTCGACCGGTCTTCTCAAGGGCCTTACGCGGGAAGAGGTGCGGGCCGTCATGCTCCACGAGGCCCACCACCGCAGAAAAAGGGACCCGCTGCGCTCCTTCGTCATCGCCTTTTTCAGTGACGCCTTCTTCTATCTGCCCATAACGGGCTGGCTTGCGGGCCGCCACCATCACGTAAACGAGAACGCCGCCGACGACGCGGCCGTTGCGGGCACGGGCTCGCCGCTCGTGCTGGCCGGGGCGCTGGTGAAGGTGGCGCGCTCCTCGCTGCGCGGCGCCGGCTCGCTTGCCGCCGCCCCGGCGTCGATGATAAGCGGCGCGGGCTCGGTGGAGGGGAGGATACGCAGGCTCGTCGAGGGAGGCGGCCAGGAGCCGCCGGCGCCCCGTCTCCGGGTCGCCCTGTCGAGCCTTCTCATAATATGCGCCCTCGCCCTGACCATGGCCTTCCCCCTCTGGACGCCGGCCGCCCGGCTGGGCGGCTGCGACATGTCGCTCTGCACGGCCCACAGCGGTGAGCTCGCCGAGCAGTGCCGCCGTCACTGCGGTATCGAGACCGGCGGGGGGAGGGCCTATTTTTTTGACTTTCTCAGACTACAGCCTGTAGAATCGGGGTTCGCGCCCCTCGTCCGCAGGGGGCCGGCTTGA
- a CDS encoding BlaI/MecI/CopY family transcriptional regulator — translation MGRYVAKNFRLDSKGLAKVLGPLEKAVMEVLWGRGGATGKEVFEELRRRREIAVTTVFTVLERLYRKGLLHKTRDDGAFVFRPAYSREELARSVSREVLEGVLDLWRGSAVASIVDILASKDPDELDRLSRLIDQKKLEMEKRGK, via the coding sequence ATGGGCAGATATGTTGCGAAGAACTTCCGCCTCGACAGCAAGGGGCTCGCCAAGGTGCTGGGGCCCCTTGAGAAGGCCGTAATGGAGGTGCTCTGGGGCCGCGGCGGCGCCACGGGCAAGGAAGTCTTCGAAGAGTTGAGACGGCGCAGGGAGATCGCCGTCACCACGGTATTCACGGTCCTCGAGAGGCTCTACAGGAAGGGCCTGCTCCACAAGACCAGGGACGATGGGGCCTTTGTCTTCAGGCCGGCCTATTCGAGGGAGGAGCTTGCAAGGAGCGTCTCCCGCGAGGTCCTCGAAGGGGTGCTCGACCTCTGGCGGGGCTCGGCCGTCGCCTCCATAGTCGATATACTGGCCAGCAAGGACCCCGACGAGCTCGACAGGCTCTCAAGGCTCATAGATCAGAAGAAGCTCGAGATGGAGAAGCGCGGGAAATGA
- the cbiQ gene encoding cobalt ECF transporter T component CbiQ — protein MSLEWMRRGGLGAPPEDAGRRLSPGFVERTLAELRGFFLRSVLSDRYARAGGFMQGLDGRVKVAALLVVVASLGLLRHVVSVVAVFVAVLVVARASGIPLRTFLRGGWLTVPLFACLTAAPALLNVFVPGEPVLDIVHIGAPRAFGPLVIPETLSVTRQGLASAAMLAARVTASASVMMLLVLTTSRPALFRSLRALGVPQVFTFTAAMALRYTHLLLRLVEAVHLARRSRTVTQGRAGEGRQWVASQMGSLLRRSVATGAMVHRAMVSRGYSDELRCLEGVCSPGRRELAWSSGAALFLALLFMADNYLLK, from the coding sequence GTGTCGCTTGAATGGATGCGCAGAGGAGGGCTTGGAGCGCCCCCCGAGGACGCGGGACGCAGGCTCTCGCCGGGCTTCGTGGAAAGGACGCTGGCCGAGCTGAGGGGCTTTTTCCTGCGCTCCGTGCTCAGCGACCGTTACGCGAGGGCCGGGGGCTTCATGCAGGGTCTCGACGGCAGGGTCAAGGTGGCGGCGCTGCTTGTCGTCGTCGCGTCCCTGGGTCTTCTGCGCCACGTGGTCTCCGTCGTCGCCGTATTCGTCGCCGTGCTCGTTGTGGCGCGGGCCTCGGGGATACCGCTACGCACCTTCCTGCGGGGCGGGTGGCTCACGGTGCCGCTCTTTGCGTGCCTTACGGCCGCTCCGGCGCTTCTCAACGTCTTCGTGCCGGGCGAGCCGGTGCTCGACATCGTTCACATAGGAGCCCCCCGCGCCTTCGGACCGCTGGTCATCCCCGAAACACTGTCGGTGACGCGCCAGGGGCTTGCCTCGGCCGCCATGCTCGCGGCCAGGGTGACGGCCTCGGCCTCGGTCATGATGCTCCTGGTGCTCACCACGAGCCGACCGGCGCTCTTCAGGTCGCTGCGGGCGCTGGGCGTGCCGCAGGTCTTCACATTCACGGCCGCCATGGCGTTGCGCTACACGCACCTGCTGCTCCGGCTCGTCGAGGCCGTGCATCTGGCCAGGAGGAGCCGGACCGTGACGCAGGGGCGGGCCGGCGAGGGGCGGCAGTGGGTCGCCTCCCAGATGGGCTCGCTTCTGCGGCGCTCGGTCGCCACGGGCGCAATGGTCCACAGGGCCATGGTCTCGCGGGGCTACAGCGACGAGCTGCGCTGCCTCGAGGGCGTCTGCTCCCCGGGCCGCCGCGAGCTCGCGTGGTCCTCGGGCGCCGCCCTCTTTCTGGCCCTGCTCTTCATGGCCGACAACTATCTCTTGAAGTGA